One Panicum virgatum strain AP13 chromosome 3N, P.virgatum_v5, whole genome shotgun sequence DNA segment encodes these proteins:
- the LOC120667441 gene encoding uncharacterized protein LOC120667441 yields the protein MDDVDLEAKAGGNDHGHKRSDPDPEKAVGQVFQGGDAKRLRERHNGDILSAMETDEDEEEMGPERIFEIYRKDWLMMWGRNGARSFEAETEFPPMRYTDIPVLPLNARFGDTMEVFFIKVTQISSDFQWPLDVHGYVAVRDSLDNKRNYLFRRGRDNCQTLTSPQDSLLELTGPSRAILLWDEPVFEIDLKVKDKGSSSSEDDKILCLDFFGYNNICYRGTLSYIRTKVVSSKHSTLEVRFAHLKCSVEATITARISKGSGNFSARLTACNSSIGEDVVLLDTRGQEVSVGKDGEVTLQRRVVVVEEKAQLILGIKAEQLGDTADSSTKLEKKFGFYAKSALRNEGYFHIGSSSLHMLVAWSLLP from the exons atGGATGACGTGGATCTGGAGGCGAAGGCGGGTGGGAACGACCACGGCCACAAGAGGTCTGATCCAGATCCGGAGAAGGCAGTGGGTCAAGTGTTCCAGGGCGGCGATGCTAAGAGGCTTCGTGAGCGCCACAACGGCGACATACTCAGCGCCATGGAGACGGACGAAGACGAGGAGGAGATGGGGCCAGAGCGTATCTTTGAGATTTACCGCAAGGATTGGCTCATGATGTGGGGCAGAAACGGTGCCAGATCCTTCGAGGCCGAGA CCGAGTTCCCTCCCATGCGCTACACAGACATACCGGTACTGCCATTAAATGCTAGATTTGGTGATACTATGGAGGTCTTCTTCATCAAGGTGACTCAGATCAGCAGCGACTTCCAATGGCCACTAGATGTCCACGGCTATGTTGCTGTTCGTGATTCCTTAGACAATAAACGTAACTACCTCTTCCGTCGAGGCAGAGATAATTGCCAGACCCTCACCTCTCCTCAG GATTCCCTTTTGGAACTTACCGGTCCTAGCCGCGCCATCCTGCTGTGGGATGAGCCTGTTTTTGAGATTGACCTGAAAGTGAAGGACAAAGGGAGTTCATCATCTGAAGATGACAAGATTTTATGCTTGGATTTCTTTGGGTACAACAACATTTGTTACAGAGGCACTCTCAGTTACATCAGAACTAAAGTGGTTTCAAGCAAGCATAGCACATTGGAGGTCAGGTTTGCTCATCTCAAATGCTCCGTCGAGGCGACCATCACAGCTCGCATCAGCAAGGGATCAGGCAACTTCAGTGCGCGCCTCACTGCCTGCAACTCGAGCATTGGTGAGGATGTGGTGCTGCTGGACACCCGAGGCCAGGAGGTGTCTGTCGGCAAGGATGGGGAGGTTACATTGCAGCGCCGTGTTGTTGTTGTGGAGGAGAAGGCTCAACTGATCCTTGGCATCAAGGCTGAACAGCTAGGTGACACTGCTGACAGCAGCACTAAGCTTGAGAAGAAGTTTGGTTTTTATGCCAAGTCTGCACTGAGAAATGAAGGCTATTTTCACATTGGATCCTCAAGCCTGCATATGCTGGTCGCATGGTCACTTCTTCCTTAA